A stretch of the Capra hircus breed San Clemente chromosome 10, ASM170441v1, whole genome shotgun sequence genome encodes the following:
- the F2RL2 gene encoding proteinase-activated receptor 3, whose product MRAAVFAAFGALLLSPASCQSGMEYDADNLAVPTLPIKTFRGAPPNSFEEFPLSAIEGWTETTKTVKIKCPEELDSNLHVNNATMGYLSSTLSTKLIPTIYILVFAVGMPANTVTLWMLFFRTRTIRMTIFYTNLAIADFLFCVTLPFRIAYHLNGNNWVFGEVMCRATTVIFYGNMYCSILLLACISINRYLAIVHPFTYRGLPKRTYALLTCGLVWTMVFLYMLPFFILKQEYYLVQQDISTCHDVHNTCASSSPFQLYYFISLAFFGFLIPFLVIVYCYTAIIWTLNAKDRRWLWYIKASLLTLVIFTICFAPSNLILIIHHANYYYSNTDALYFVYLIALCLGSLNSCLDPFLYFLMSKTTDHSTAYLTMVKSS is encoded by the exons ATGAGAGCCGCCGTCTTTGCAGCCTTTGGGGCACTGCTTCTGTCGCCTGCTTCCTGTCAAAGCG GCATGGAATATGATGCAGACAACTTGGCAGTGCCAACCTTGCCTATTAAGACCTTCCGTGGAGCTCCCCCAAATTCTTTTGAAGAGTTTCCCCTTTCTGCCATAGAAGGCTGGACAGAAACCACCAAAACCGTAAAAATCAAGTGCCCTGAAGAACTTGATTCAAATCTCCATGTGAATAATGCTACCATGGGGTACCTGAGCAGCACTTTAAGTACCAAATTGATACCCACCATCTACATCCTGGTGTTTGCAGTAGGAATGCCGGCCAATACAGTGACCCTGTGGATGCTCTTCTTCAGGACCAGAACCATCCGGATGACCATCTTCTACACCAACCTGGCCATTGCAGACTTTCTGTTTTGTGTTACACTGCCCTTTAGAATAGCTTACCATCTCAATGGGAACAACTGGGTATTTGGCGAGGTCATGTGCCGGGCCACCACGGTCATCTTCTACGGCAACATGTACTGCTCCATTCTGCTCCTCGCCTGCATCAGTATCAACCGCTACTTGGCCATCGTTCATCCTTTCACTTACCGGGGACTGCCCAAGCGCACCTATGCCTTGCTAACCTGTGGACTGGTGTGGACAATGGTTTTCTTGTACATGCTGCCATTTTTCATTCTGAAGCAGGAGTACTATCTTGTCCAGCAGGACATCAGCACCTGCCACGATGTCCACAACACATGTGCGTCCTCGTCGCCCTTCCAGCTCTACTACTTCATCTCCTTGGCATTCTTTGGGTTCCTAATCCCATTTCTGGTCATTGTCTACTGCTACACAGCCATCATCTGGACGCTTAACGCAAAAGATCGGAGGTGGCTGTGGTACATTAAGGCGAGTCTCCTCACTCTTGTGATTTTCACCATTTGCTTTGCTCCAAGCAATCTCATCCTTATTATTCACCATGCAAACTACTACTACAGCAACACCGATGCCTTATACTTTGTCTATCTCATAGCGTTGTGCCTCGGTAGCTTGAATAGTTGCCTAGATCCATTCCTTTATTTTCTCATGTCAAAAACCACAGATCACTCTACTGCTTACCTTACAATGGTGAAATCATCTTAG